The stretch of DNA acacttgtgagagcttcacaaggagagaactgaagctggagtcagtgcatcaagagtcaccacgctcagacgtcttcaggaaaagggctaccaagccacttctgaaccagagacaacgtcagaagcgtcttacctgggctgtggagaaaaagaactggactgttgctcagtggtccaaagtcctcttttcagatgaaagtaaattttacatttcatttggaaatcaaggttccagagtctgaaggaagagtggagaggcacagaatccatgtttcttgaagtccagtgtgaagtttccacagtcagtgacaGTTTGggctgctggtgttggtccaccgtgttttctgatgtccacagtcaacgcagccatctaccaggaaattttagagcacttcatgcttccttctgttgacaagctttatggagatgctgatttcattttccagcaggacttggcacctgcccacactgccaaaggtaccaaaagctggttcaatgaccatagtgttactgtgcttgattggccagcaaacttgcctgacctgaaccaagaggaagatgagagacaccagacccaacaatgcagatgagctgaaggccactatcagagcaacctgggctctcataacacctgagcagtgccacagactgatcgactccatgccacgccgcattgctgcagtaattcaggcaaaaggagccccaactaagtattgagtgctgtacatgctcatacttttcattttcatatttttcagttggccaagatttctaaaaatcctttctttgtattggtcttaagtaatattctaatattttgagatactgatttttgactttcatgagctgtaagctctaatcatcaaaattaaaagaaataaacatttgaaatatatcagtctgtgtgtaatgaatgaatataatatacaagtttcacttttttaatggaattagtgaaataaatcaactttttgatgatattctaattatatgaccagcacctgtatatatataaaataaaatgatcaccAAATGTTtatcacaagaaaaaaaagccttgactaaaataaaataacacaataaaacaaacacacacaaacacacacacacacacacacacacacacacacacacacacacacacacacacacacctggagggTGATGGGTCATCCTGGCCCAATCTTGACATAATATTAATCAAGGTGTTAATTCCTAGTGAAACAAAGGCAAAACCATTAGTAGAGTAGGACTACTTCTTCAAAAAAGCTCCCAAACACATGTACAGAGAGATTTGCTAACCCTTTTTCCTCATGTACATATGATGCACTTTCCGGTCTCCATATTTGGGCTGGCGTATGCCGCAATTTGACAGAGAGTTGCGAGCATGGTCAGGATTCATCCCAAAATTAAGATGATGACTGGGGTGAGTCATTGCCAACtgggagagaaagaaaaatttgagatttgaaagaaaaaaaagtgagagCTATAATGCATAACTTGAAACCAAACATCAACAGCCACTGAACACCGTATAATGACCTTTTATGACCATTAAATACTACAGCTACATGCTAAAATataacacacatacagtacttgTAGCTATGCAGGACTGAACACCCAACAACAAGCATAACTGAAATCTGTTCTGTAAGAACAGTGACTTGCACTGCTTTCTTAAGGCAACATTATCCAGCCAACTAACAAAGATAAGAACCAGTAGATTCAACCAGTAATATTTTGCATCGTATGccataatttttaatttctggATGTTCCACTGTTGTGGAGTTACATTATAGTGGGTTAATTTCCAGCTGTTATTGCAAATAAGGCTTCAGTTCCAAAAATATTGCTTTGATGGTCCTTTACctgcttttttgcaaattccaagtggACTTTGATGTGTCTTAACTAAGGAAAGGCTTCTATCTGGCCTCTCTGCCATAAAGTTCAGATTCTCTACACATAATCTGAGTaaacaaatttaaaactgttgtggAGTTACGTACTATGATTACATTATAgctatttagtttttaatttccAGCTGTTTAGTTCAAATTTAGTCAGCAAGGAAAAACCTGAAATACTAAATTCTTCTTCTGAAGCGCTGGTAACCAGTGCTGCAATTTTCCAGAATGAAAAACAACCCCACACAAGTCTTTACACTTTCTCTTACCTGCAGCAGGCATCGTTCCTTGAACACGTAACCGATCAGCTTGTCTAAATGCATCAGGCACTGATGGTAGCGGATGTGGTGGGTGAGAACCGGCAGCATCATGGCGTGCTGCAAAAATAAGGCATCTGACTCAAATGTTTGCCTCAAAACCTGTCTAAGATTcaattttttcatgtttttacatggtccatcacacacacacaaaagcacaatgattattataattatataatcttaaatcaatttataaaCAGGCTTATAGGTTACATTATAGGTTTGACATGGAATTAACACCATTCTCTGTAACTGTCTAATTTGTTTGTtaactaatttttatttatcgAGAGAAAATGTGAATAGACAAACATTTGGTAACACAGAAACTGCATATCCATAAATGTAATGCAGCAGATCATTATTTTTCGTGCTTTATGAAAcatatgtttattttgtttaatttatctTGTTTGATTTCAACATCCCTAACCCACTTCAGCAAACCCAAGTTCTGAAGTGAATGTGTGTTTGAGTATGTGTGTACCTGGCAAACATCAGAGCGGATACCAGTCTTCCAGAAACCCTGACTGCTGAGCTCCACTGTGACCTCCCTTCTCATCGTATTCTTCTGTCTGATCTTCTGCAGAGCTTCCTGTAAATCACAGTTTGTGGACACAGTATTTACACCATTACGACAATGAACCTACACTTCCTCAAACCACAATGTACTGTACTAAAACCTCTTGCCACTCTTCAAACTGCTCATTCGGATAatgcacgtttttttttttaatgaaaagccTTCCATAAtgatcatatttattattttaaggtgtctttgtcACATTAGCTATTTCTATGTGCATAAAGCACATGTGCAGACACTTACCTCTCTTTGCGTTAACTTCTGTTTGTCAATTTGTTTAACCTTCGGGCTGTTGGCCAGCAAGTGCCGCAATTTCACATAACTCTTCCACAACTTTTGATACCTGCAATGAAAACAGCAAACTGCAGTATTTCACctttttatcattatattattaatacaatcATTATTAGTAATAACTCActgtgtcaaaataaaagcttaatggTATAAtgcttgaaaatgaagaaatttaGATGTAAAGCATTAGAGTACGCCCAAGTGTAAACACCCTtgaatgaaacttttttttttttaggaactTAACATTggtttaaatcaaattataaGAACCACTTCAGAAAACCCTTGCCATTAGAAGTCAAgctaaaaagcaaaaacagaagtgGTGAGCGCTCCATCAGACTTACTGTGGGTCTCCGGCGTAGCTAAGCTGGGCAGGTCGGATACCAAAATGCACAATGATGGGGAAAGTGATGACACTGGAATTGAACTGCTCACGATCTAACTGGTCAATCCTCACAGAGCTGGGTTTCTGTGTGAATACAGGCACATACACAAGCACACATTTAAAGTGCAGATGTGTTTTCATGACATGAACTTGACTTGAACTTATTAGTATGGATGCACAATCACGCAAAAGCTTTTGGCTACTGATGCTATATGTATCTGTcactatttatttactgtacagtATTTCCTCGCATTAAAAAAGGCTCCTCTGTGCCATTCACAGGCACTTGAATATTCAGTCTGCTCACCTGACATCATGCCATTATTTGTGAGAATGTGTTTTACCATGCCAGGGTTGGTGACAATCATGCCCTTGCACTCCTCAGCGTATTTCTGCCACTCCAGCTCTTCCCACTGAAGCATGTTGGCGATCTCCTCTTCGGGAACTAGAGCTGTGCTGCTGCGCAGCAGATACAGCAGCACCTGGTGCATGGACAGCACCTCCTTTCCTCCATCTGACACACATGAGCAGACACCACAACAATAATCATAGTGAAGCAGCATTCTCTCTACTGTATAAATGAACTATTCACCAATATATTGGTGAGTCATCTGTCAAATTTAGGTTTAAAATACTgctcaaacatttttttgttcatgAGTGAAAAGGACAGAAGGATATTTAAAACTCACCTGGGAGGAACCGAACGAACCGCGGCATAAAATGAAACCTCTGACAACCCGACTGGCCGTTTTCATCAGGACCTGTGTGACAGCAAAATTATATTACTATGGCTTATAAGCTTATGCTTGTGTAGCGTTAAATGTGCTTAAGCATGCTACCTGCGAGATTCCAATCGTATAACTCCAAGACGTCTTTAAAGAGGTACGAGGAAAACAGTTCCAGGCCTTTAACGCAGTAGTTCTGGTCAAACACAACAGATCATATTAGCTGAGCATTTGTGGGTCACTTCACTTATGTTAGCTATGTCTGAAATAGCACTTAAAATGTCAATAACAAAgggaaacaaaattaaaattaaattccGTTTCATTAATAATTAAGTCAAAGTGTCAAGATATGTTTGTCTCACTATGAGAATTTTAATTGTATGCATTAATAGTACGGAATTAAGTATGTGCACAAAAATGTTATTCACAGTAACTAACACTTATAGAAGATGAGGACAGTGAACTGAAGAAAATGAGGACagtatgaaatataataatgtgGGGGTGACACATACCTCAGGTGCCATCTCTTCTATAAAGTGGATGGTGTAATCGATGTTGAAGCGAATAACCCGACATAAAGGGATCTAAAGGGGGGAGGAACAGTTAGTCTGGGAGATTCTGTGTGACATTTGCAATGGTTTAAATCAGAAATTATGTCTGATAAAGAATTGTTCATCTTCTAAAAGTGACATTTACTCTATTTTCTGCAATTAGAACTTGATGCTCAAAACACCacttaaaatagtccatgtgacatcagtggttcaaccttgaCAAGCAATGGACGGGACAAAAATGCCTCAGTGATTTAATTCTGGAGGTGGACACAATGCACTGCAATATGGTAGTGCATTGCTTTGATGCATACATTCaaaaaagatttaatttaaaaaaatgtttttgcccCCCCCCCTGACTCGAGTCAATAGTCGCCCATGCTTACATTAGTAAGTGGTGTGTGAGAGAAGCAGGAAAAGCCCTCAAACAGGTACTCATGGTCGTCATACTCGATAACCGTGGGTCTATctgtctgagagagagagagaaagagagagagagcaagcaCCAATTATATTCACAGGCAGAAACAATATAAGatcagaaaagagaaaaaaaatctgatgaaTACTTAGATTAAAATGGCACAGAAACCTACTAGGAAGTTGGTGGGTGGGGACACAGTTATTCTGTAGTGGAACAGTTTGCCGGCATTGTTATTCATCGGCCGACATGATTTCACTGGCTataagagaaagagaaagttgCTGACCAATCCAATAAATCTGACAACCCAAACAGATTTATAACAATCAAAATCCCTGCAATGGAAATACTGGGTTTAAATAACTTTTCAACAAAAGcataaatgcaacattttacTTCCTAGGAATTCACAATTTTAATAACGCTGATATCGCTACTATGTTGATTAGTACAATTTGAAAATAGTAATTTCGTGTTGGGCAACCACATATCTAACACAAACTAAGAATTGTTTCTGAATTATTTCTGCTTTATACACCAGTAAAAATCAACATAGACAACAACATTAGacattaacaaaaaacaaaatagcaaaaattcTGCGACATCCTTCAAATAAactaagaaaaaataaagaccAATTTGTTAAAATTGACCAAATAAAGGCCTTTTAGACCAAATGCGACACAatgaacaaaaccaaacaaatcaCTGATGAATGGTCCATTCACATCAGGAATGCACTTTCAGTAGGCACTACAGCTTGGCTAAAATATTAAGTATAAACCTTATGCAAAGAAGCTCTAGATGACTTCTTGATGATTAGACACAAGATGGCTCATGGCAGAGCAGGTGGGAGAACTTTGAATTCTGGGGAACTAACATCCAGAAAAAACATCCTACACAGACCCCTAATGACAGACGTCTTGGTGCATGCTTTTCAGTGATTGTTTATCCAGTTAATCTTTGAAAAAATGCATACTGAGATTCCCAGATTTACTTCCATTACTCCAAATCTTGTGTCCTGTGTGAATGTCCCCTAATGCAGCACTTGGCTCACATAACACTTGTCAATGCAGAGTTTGAGTTCAACTGGAGCACCACATGTGCAAATATATCTATCAACACCTCGCTATCCTAGGCCCATCAGAGCCTTGCAATCATTTAGCTCATTCATGCAAAAATGTAGATACTTATTGAGGGTTTTAAAAAATCTGTATAATATTCCTGATTTTGTCCAGCCAGTTGTCTTATTAATTCCAAATTTCAGAtacttttaaatttcaaatgtttgCATATAACAGTGTATAAGCAAATACAAATCTAAATATGGCTCTAAAACAGATGAAGTgattgattgaatgaatgaatgcacgtATACCTGTTCACCCGGATAAATACTGTGTCGGATTCCAGTTCGCCTGGCTTTGGCACTGCACTTGCATAACGGTCCATCGTTCATCTGAGTTTTAAACACAAGAATAACTGTAACTTTATATTAAgccataaaaatacacacataaatCAAACCGTTAACTCTCAAGCAAATGTCATCATTTCAGAACTAATGGTTAATTTTAGGAACTCTTCAGATTTTTAAATCAGTTCTGAAAAACATCACTGGATGTGACGATAAGTACTACTGCTTGAAGAGAACATTGCCAAACAAGTCAGTTAAACAGTTTACATGTTTATAGCTAGCTATAAGAATAAAACATCTGGTTTAAgtaacagttcaccaaaaaaaaaaaaaaggacgaaaaaacaagaaaaatctgtcatcactTACTTACCTTCACATTCCAAATATAAAACTTAAATCCAAGTCTTATAAAGAGATAAAATCAcattatatgatgaacagatgcACGTAAAAGCCTGAATTaaatctattcatcaaagaaagcAATTGTATCTTGTCACAAGACTTAATTGTATCTTGTCACAAGACTCAATTCATTTGGATTTGTTTTACAATGCCTTTATAACCCACTTGGATCTTTTAAGTTTTGGTTGCCTGAACTCTCACTTGAGTCTCTAAATTTGAGTTCTGAAGACTAATCAAAGTCTTATGAGTTTcaaatgacatgaggatgagtatatgatgacagaattttcatttttgggtgatctatccctttacTACCCCAGGCATTTTAACATTATTGTCCCCATTATTTGTCTGTGTGACAGCAATGCAAGAAATGCAGGTACAACAGtcttataataatataattagttTGGttattacaaattttaaataagcaTCTCCGGATTTGTTGTTTTGGCCTATGgggtccatttttatttttatgcatcaCTAGCTTAAAATGGCTTTTTGAACAAAACAACCATAATTTCTCAGCAAAATGGTGAAGCGCACCTGTCCGGGGTCATTGTACCACAGCTCTTCATGGAGACGGTCAGGATGAGCTTTCTTTCTCTTGATCTCAGCAATGACATCAAACACATCAGAGTCAGAGCTGCTGGAGCAGCTGCTACCGCCTCCATCAGAATCACATTCTGATTCACTGGAGCTCTCATCTGCACAACACACAGCAAATTCATCTCGCTTTTAGAGTTAGGGCTGAGTGATATAGCTAACActatttgtgtatttgtttattcTTGTGTTCTGAAATTAACACAAAATCAATCAAAGGAACATCAACTTTTGTTTGTTACGGTCCTCTAACCTGTCTGGCCCACAGATAGGTAACAAATATTTGGCAACAATATTTGGCATTAAagagttttatatatatatatttttttaaacaatctgtttattgtgatataaacatattgttatatatttataacaaaatataacaatgtAATACAACAATATTGTAGTTACATCTTTtcatatgaaaaattaaatagttcaaatttaaaaatgttcactTTTCACACTTTTGAGCCACATTCTGTACTATCGAAAAGCACAAGCAATTTTGTCATTGCAAAGAGATAAGATACATATACAGTTTACTGACTTCACTACATGTTGTATCGTGTTCATAATGTTTCAAATTTGACagaatattataaaatacactgtACATATCTGAAAGAGTAAAATACACAATACCTTGATCCTGGTCCAGTTTGGTCTTGGGTGGTTCCCATTTAGGTCTACTGGATTTGGCCCGCTCCTGCCTCCGACCAAGCTCTTCCTCAAAGCGCTCATACAGATCTCTCAACTTACTGGTTCCCACGACTGTAGAATCACCCTACAGATTAATAAAACACATGGAAGGTGAAAAACAGCTTCTGAGTATATGATATGGTTGGTCATGACACATTCGCAATGTTTAGtacaaaactatattttaaaggAGAGTATAATTTTGTGGTAAATTTGTCAAATTTGCTTGTCTGCAGTTTGTGTGCATTACTGTAGTTACCACTTGGTCCATGGGATCATTGGAGTAGTAGTTCTCAGCATGTGTACAGCGGATCCAGGCAGGTTTGAGTAACTCCTCCTCTCCTTTCTCCTCCTCATGTCGGTCAGAGGACGTCTCCTCTGCATCTCTAGTCCTGCTGTAGCTCACCGATCTCTCTCGACTGCTTGAGGTGCTGTCTGTtctcctctctttctcctcctccaCACGTCGACGCTTTCTCTCTCGACTGCCTGAGCGATTGCGGATGTGTTTCCTGTGTCTGTCTGAGGGGTGAACCTGCCTCATCTCTATGCCGATAGCGTTCTCTGGGGAATGGAGGCAATATTATACACTGTAACAGGCAACCCAGCAAAAGAACTTACTGAACTCTATAAAGGTCTATAATAGCCCTGTGTGTCTGAAGTAGAGATGTAACAgtatgaaaatttcttatcacgattatagtgaccTAAATGATCACGTATTGTTAAAAGGGGCTggaaatgttcaaaaagtactgaCACATAAAtcgttttgtatttaaaatcaacaaacaacaaatgaaattactctttattactttattatcCTCTTTTGAGctcaacaaaagaaagaaaaatatgagggtgagtaaatgataacagacttttcatttttgcattaaCTATCCTTTGAAGTCATATGAGATTCAGTGATTATAAAGGGAAAGCTCTTTGCTAGCTGTCTGTATACAACCTATTCATACTGtgaataaagttttatttttctttctgccAAATAAACACAAGCTTTGGAAGAGCCAACCATATTTAAATGTGGGATTGAATCTGAAGTCATTATGATTAAAATTATGATTACTACAGTCAACTACTGTCAGAAGAGATTTGTGCATTAAATCTTGCCGTTTAAGATTGTAATACTATATGCAacatgtttctttgtttttcattttattacaaataatgaAAGACATTACTactttgatcttttttttttttttgcaatttctacttaattgaacagcatttaaaatatatatgctttttaatgtattattattgttaccaTTAATaactaattcatttatttaattaatatcatttttttcaaatagttaaataaaaaaaataaaaaaaacacaccccAGGAGGTGATGGGCCATGATGCCTTAGAATGTTCTTcatccaatcagattcaagcattcgaTGGCCCCGTGTGTATAATTTATAGTTTCATCAGGACAGATAAATTTGTTGTATTGCTTGGTAAAGCTTTTCTTAAAAACTGGATCTGTGAGTGACACAACTGTCCCAGAGCAACACATTTAATGTCACCACTTgcatgatgaaaaaaaaatattagggTTTAAAAGTGAATTACATCATTATAAGTAGCATGCACACTAGCCCCATTTTGTtcagatttaaaaacatttcgTATTTAAACTCTGATCAGTTATTTTTGGTCAAAACTGTAGTAATTCTAACATTAATATTAGTTTGTATTCaaatgatttacatttacagtgcTCAAGTGCAGCAGTGTGAACAAGTGCAAATGTTATTTGAGTTTTTAGGTAGGATAAAAAGCATTTGTGCCACTTTGCCGCAGCATTAAACACCTTTTTGAGGTATAAATGCTATGTCAGATGCCACTTTGAAAATATTAAGATGGCTTATGATAACCTGGTCCCAACAGAGATCATTTTTTGAGAACAGAAAATGAAGAATATGAGCAGTAAAGTGTGTTACCTGCTGCGGTGTCTTGACGGTACGCGCCCTCTGTCATAGTCCGCTTTATACCGCGGGCTGTCTGACCGCCTGCGCTCTGAACTGCACCCTCTGTCCCGTTTCTCTCCACTAAACTCTCGGTTATGCCGGCTTCCATATCCTCCAAAGCTGTGGCCCCTGTGCCGGTGGTCATCATGGTGACGAAGTCTTTCCGGGGAGCGGGAACAGGAGTCCGACTTGTATTGCAGAGGCGGGCGGGAGCGTTCAGGTTTGAAGGAACCTCCGGGCTGCACGTAAGCTGGGTTGAAGCTCGGTGGAGGAGGGAGCTGTGGCTGTGGAGGGTAGCTCATGGGATATGATGGCGGGTAGGGCATGGAAGGTGGCACCGAGGATGGCACAGGTGGAAGAGGTGGAGGGGTGATGGTGGGCATCATGTAAGGGTAAGAGCTCTGAACCGGAACTGGAGCGGAGCTGTCTGAGTTGTGAGGAGCAGGTGGAGGAAAAGGGGGCGGCTCTGGGAAGACCGGTGGGCGTACGGGGTATTGGGGCAGAGCATTAGAGCCCTGTGAAGGTGCAGGGAAATGGAATGGCATGAAGTCAGGATGAGGTGGCATGTAACCACTGCTGCCTTGAGGGTTATAAATGGGACCCGGAGCAGCCGGAGGGTCGTAGTGATACCGTGGAGGAGCAGGCCGATACATTGGTCCCGGAGCAGCTGGTCTTCCCCTCGGGCATCCACGGCCAGCGTGGAAAGACATCTGTAAAGAAGACATGGATGTGAGAAAGATGTGGATACACCCAAAGATTTTCTGATAAATGTACAACTTGGATCATATAAAGACACCAATGTCACCAAAACACTTTCAACACTTAGTCAGAACTAAAGAAACGCATCCaaattctaatatttatttgtttacttgtttTCAATAAATTCTCAGTCATTTTACTATAAGTTACATTATACTCATTATATTAGTTAGCTTAGAACtagttttgctgtattttaaatatatatatatagcctttaagtgccatttgaaattttcttctaaaatgagcatttttctcaggctcctccTACGTACAGGTTCAGCAATTTCACTTTATATTCACTtcgtttatttataatatattctattgtattttatattaaggTTAAATAATTGAACATAAACATAcgagcctgagaaaaatgataattttacaAGAAGATTTCAGACAGCACTtagaactcttcatatatata from Onychostoma macrolepis isolate SWU-2019 chromosome 12, ASM1243209v1, whole genome shotgun sequence encodes:
- the drosha gene encoding LOW QUALITY PROTEIN: ribonuclease 3 (The sequence of the model RefSeq protein was modified relative to this genomic sequence to represent the inferred CDS: inserted 2 bases in 1 codon), coding for MSFHAGRGCPRGRPAAPGPMYRPAPPRYHYDPPAAPGPIYNPQGSSGYMPPHPDFMPFHFPAPSQGSNALPQYPVRPPVFPEPPPFPPPAPHNSDSSAPVPVQSSYPYMMPTITPPPLPPVPSSVPPSMPYPPSYPMSYPPQPQLPPPPSFNPAYVQPGGSFKPERSRPPLQYKSDSCSRSPERLRHHDDHRHRGHSFGGYGSRHNREFSGEKRDRGCSSERRRSDSPRYKADYDRGRVPSRHRSRERYRHRDEAGSPXSDRHRKHIRNRSGSRERKRRRVEEEKERRTDSTSSSRERSVSYSRTRDAEETSSDRHEEEKGEEELLKPAWIRCTHAENYYSNDPMDQVGDSTVVGTSKLRDLYERFEEELGRRQERAKSSRPKWEPPKTKLDQDQDESSSESECDSDGGGSSCSSSSDSDVFDVIAEIKRKKAHPDRLHEELWYNDPGQMNDGPLCKCSAKARRTGIRHSIYPGEQPVKSCRPMNNNAGKLFHYRITVSPPTNFLTDRPTVIEYDDHEYLFEGFSCFSHTPLTNIPLCRVIRFNIDYTIHFIEEMAPENYCVKGLELFSSYLFKDVLELYDWNLAGPDENGQSGCQRFHFMPRFVRFLPDGGKEVLSMHQVLLYLLRSSTALVPEEEIANMLQWEELEWQKYAEECKGMIVTNPGMKPSSVRIDQLDREQFNSSVITFPIIVHFGIRPAQLSYAGDPQYQKLWKSYVKLRHLLANSPKVKQIDKQKLTQREEALQKIRQKNTMRREVTVELSSQGFWKTGIRSDVCQHAMMLPVLTHHIRYHQCLMHLDKLIGYVFKERCLLQLAMTHPSHHLNFGMNPDHARNSLSNCGIRQPKYGDRKVHHMYMRKKGINTLINIMSRLGQDDPSPSRINHNERLEFLGDAVVEFLTSVHLYYLFPNLEEGGLATYRTAIVQNQHLAMLAKKLELDRFMLYAHGPDLCRESDLRHAMANCFEALIGAVYLEGGLEEGKQLFGRLLFNSEDLRDVWLNYPPHPLQVQEPLTDRQLIESSPVLQKLTNFEDTIGVLFTHVRLLARAFTLRTVGFNHLTLGHNQRMEFLGDSIMQLVATEYLFIHFPDHHEGHLTLLRSSLVNNRTQAKVAEELGMQEYAITNDKTKRPVALRTKTLADLLESFIAALYIDKDLEFVHTFMNVCFFPRLKEFILNQDWNDPKSQLQQCCLTLRTEGKEPDIPLYKTLQTVGPSHARTYTVAVYFKGERIGCGKGPSIQQAEMGAAMDALEKYNFPQMAHQKRFIERKYRQELKEMRRERERQERDSDEG